In the Campylobacter showae genome, one interval contains:
- a CDS encoding type II toxin-antitoxin system RelE/ParE family toxin, translated as MEIILSEQFKEEIKSILDFYADRSKSEKAANDFLEGLFEKIESLSTFAYRFRKNQYFHKDNIRDLIFKGYVIPFIIEDDTIKILSIYKHNLPKF; from the coding sequence GTGGAAATTATCTTAAGCGAACAATTCAAGGAAGAAATTAAAAGTATTTTAGATTTTTACGCGGATAGAAGCAAGAGCGAGAAGGCGGCAAACGATTTTCTTGAGGGCTTATTTGAAAAAATCGAAAGCTTATCTACTTTTGCTTACCGATTTAGAAAAAATCAATACTTTCACAAAGACAATATAAGGGATCTAATTTTCAAAGGATACGTTATTCCTTTTATAATCGAAGACGACACCATAAAGATCCTATCAATCTACAAGCATAATCTACCAAAATTTTAA